One window from the genome of Cryobacterium sp. GrIS_2_6 encodes:
- the tkt gene encoding transketolase, producing MAALQWDSIDNRAVDTARILAADAVEKVGNGHPGTAMSLAPVAYLLFQKVMRRDPSDNEWIGRDRFILSVGHSSLTQYVQLYLGGYGLELDDLKALRTWGSKTPGHPEYGHTDGVEITTGPLGQGLASAVGFAYASRFERGLFDPETAAGESPFDHFVYVIAGDGDMQEGITSEASSLAGHQQLGNLIAIYDSNQISIEDDTNIAFTEDVAARYEAYHWHVQTVDWKKTGEYVEDLHALNDAIDAAKAVTDKPSLIILKTIIGWPSPKKQNTGKIHGSALGAAELAAVKEVLGFDPAENFFVAPDVIEHTREALTRGSDEHARWTVQFDAWAAANPDGKVLLDRILAGDLPEGVDAALPVFDAGTEVSTRAASGKVLTALGAVIPELWGGSADLAESNNTTIGGARSFIPAEHSTHEWTGNEYGRVLHFGIREHAMAAILNGIVLHGNTRPFGGTFLIFSDYMRPAVRLAALMKAPSIFVWTHDSVALGEDGPTHQPIEQLATLRAIPGLDVVRPGDANEVSWAWKTILERREGPAGIVLTRQNIPVFERGDGDASGEVFASARNVAKGAYVLAEAPNGTPDVILIATGSEVQLAVDARAALASEGINARVVSAPSLEWFREQTAEYRESVLPAGITARVSVEAGIALTWDRYVGDRGRSISIEHFGASADYKTLFREFGITTEAVVAAAKDSLAAH from the coding sequence GTGGCAGCACTGCAGTGGGATTCGATTGACAACAGGGCGGTCGACACGGCTCGCATTCTCGCGGCGGACGCCGTCGAGAAGGTCGGGAACGGCCACCCGGGCACGGCGATGAGCCTCGCCCCCGTCGCCTATCTTCTCTTCCAGAAGGTCATGCGCCGCGATCCCTCTGACAATGAATGGATCGGCCGCGACCGCTTCATTCTCTCCGTCGGCCACAGCTCCCTGACCCAGTACGTCCAGCTCTACCTGGGCGGTTACGGCCTCGAGCTCGACGACCTCAAGGCGCTCCGCACCTGGGGTTCCAAGACCCCCGGTCACCCCGAATACGGCCACACCGACGGTGTCGAGATCACGACGGGCCCGCTAGGCCAGGGCCTCGCATCCGCCGTCGGCTTCGCATATGCGTCCCGCTTCGAACGCGGACTGTTCGACCCGGAGACCGCGGCGGGCGAGAGCCCCTTCGACCACTTCGTGTATGTCATCGCCGGCGACGGCGATATGCAGGAGGGCATCACGAGCGAGGCATCCTCCCTCGCCGGCCACCAGCAGCTCGGCAACCTGATCGCGATCTACGACTCCAACCAGATCTCGATCGAAGACGACACCAACATCGCCTTCACCGAAGACGTCGCCGCCCGGTACGAGGCCTACCACTGGCACGTGCAGACCGTGGACTGGAAGAAGACCGGCGAATACGTCGAAGACCTCCACGCCCTCAACGACGCGATCGACGCGGCGAAGGCCGTCACGGACAAGCCGTCGCTGATCATCCTCAAGACGATCATCGGCTGGCCGAGCCCGAAGAAGCAGAACACCGGCAAGATCCACGGCTCGGCGCTCGGCGCCGCGGAACTCGCCGCCGTTAAGGAGGTCCTCGGCTTCGACCCCGCCGAGAACTTCTTCGTCGCCCCCGATGTCATCGAGCACACCCGCGAGGCGCTCACCCGCGGCTCCGACGAGCATGCCCGGTGGACGGTGCAGTTCGACGCCTGGGCCGCCGCGAACCCGGACGGCAAGGTCCTCCTCGACCGGATCCTGGCCGGCGACCTGCCCGAGGGCGTGGATGCCGCGTTGCCCGTCTTCGATGCCGGCACCGAGGTCTCCACCCGTGCCGCTTCCGGCAAGGTCCTCACCGCGCTCGGTGCTGTGATCCCCGAACTCTGGGGCGGTTCCGCCGACCTCGCCGAGTCGAACAACACGACCATCGGCGGTGCCCGGTCCTTCATTCCGGCCGAGCACTCGACCCACGAGTGGACCGGGAACGAGTACGGCCGCGTCCTGCACTTCGGGATCCGCGAGCACGCGATGGCCGCGATCCTGAACGGAATCGTGCTGCACGGCAACACCCGCCCGTTCGGCGGCACGTTCCTGATCTTCAGCGACTATATGCGCCCGGCCGTTCGCCTCGCTGCGCTGATGAAGGCGCCGTCGATCTTCGTCTGGACCCACGACTCCGTCGCCCTCGGCGAGGACGGCCCGACCCACCAGCCGATCGAGCAGCTCGCGACCCTCCGCGCCATCCCCGGGCTCGACGTCGTGCGCCCCGGCGACGCGAACGAGGTCTCCTGGGCGTGGAAGACGATCCTCGAGCGCCGCGAAGGCCCCGCGGGCATCGTCCTCACCCGCCAGAACATCCCCGTGTTCGAGCGCGGCGACGGCGACGCGAGCGGCGAAGTCTTCGCCTCCGCCCGCAACGTTGCCAAGGGCGCGTATGTCCTCGCCGAAGCGCCGAACGGCACCCCCGACGTCATCCTGATCGCCACGGGTTCCGAGGTCCAGCTGGCCGTCGACGCCCGTGCGGCGCTCGCGTCCGAGGGCATCAACGCCCGCGTCGTGTCGGCGCCGAGCCTCGAGTGGTTCCGGGAGCAGACAGCGGAGTACCGCGAGTCCGTGCTGCCCGCCGGCATCACCGCCCGCGTGTCCGTCGAGGCCGGCATCGCGCTGACCTGGGACCGCTACGTCGGCGACCGCGGCCGCAGCATCTCGATCGAGCACTTCGGCGCCTCCGCAGACTACAAGACGCTGTTCCGTGAATTCGGAATAACCACCGAGGCCGTCGTCGCCGCTGCGAAGGACTCGCTCGCCGCTCACTGA
- a CDS encoding heme o synthase, whose protein sequence is MQISQDATPAGVQAPGGRGARGFRRTFLAYLSLTKPRVVELLLVVTAPTMLLAERGIPSLWLVLATLIGGALSAGSAGAFNCYIDRDIDRVMKRTMNRPLVTGELSDREALVFAWVLGAASIVWLLVFTNWVAAALSLGAILLYVVFYTIILKRRTAQNIVWGGIAGCMPVLIGWAAVTGDLSWPPLILFAIIFLWTPPHYWPLSMKYRAEYQAAGVPMLAVVRGRAQVGLQVILYAWATVACSLLLIPVASMGLLYTGVALVTGGWFIFETHRLYNLAIRHEVVSPMRVFHGSITYLTLLFVAVGVDPLLPF, encoded by the coding sequence ATGCAGATCTCCCAGGACGCGACCCCCGCGGGCGTGCAGGCGCCCGGCGGCAGGGGAGCGCGAGGCTTCCGTCGAACGTTCCTCGCCTACCTCTCCCTGACCAAGCCGCGCGTCGTCGAACTGTTACTCGTTGTGACAGCGCCGACCATGCTGCTCGCCGAACGCGGGATTCCGAGCCTGTGGCTCGTCCTCGCGACCCTCATCGGCGGGGCGCTCAGCGCAGGATCCGCCGGCGCGTTCAACTGCTACATCGACCGCGACATCGATCGCGTGATGAAGCGCACGATGAACCGGCCGCTCGTCACCGGCGAGCTCAGCGACCGGGAGGCCCTGGTCTTCGCGTGGGTGCTCGGTGCCGCGTCGATCGTGTGGCTCCTGGTCTTCACGAACTGGGTCGCCGCGGCTCTCTCGCTCGGGGCGATCCTGCTTTACGTCGTTTTCTACACGATCATCCTCAAGCGCCGCACCGCCCAGAACATCGTCTGGGGCGGAATCGCCGGCTGCATGCCCGTCCTGATCGGCTGGGCTGCCGTCACCGGTGACCTGTCCTGGCCGCCGCTGATCCTGTTCGCGATCATCTTCCTGTGGACCCCGCCGCACTACTGGCCGCTCTCCATGAAATACCGCGCCGAGTACCAGGCCGCCGGCGTCCCGATGCTCGCCGTCGTGCGCGGACGCGCCCAGGTCGGCCTCCAGGTCATCCTGTACGCATGGGCGACCGTCGCGTGCTCACTGCTCCTGATCCCGGTCGCTTCGATGGGCCTGCTCTATACCGGAGTCGCGCTTGTCACCGGCGGCTGGTTCATCTTCGAGACCCACCGCCTGTACAACCTCGCGATCCGTCACGAGGTGGTCTCGCCGATGCGGGTGTTCCACGGTTCGATCACGTACCTGACACTGCTCTTCGTCGCCGTGGGCGTCGACCCGCTGCTCCCCTTCTAG
- a CDS encoding COX15/CtaA family protein: protein MKWISEWLPTSVDRRVRLIAWVYLAAQILLVGTGGLVRLTGSGLGCPTWPKCTDGSLVNTPEMGIHGVIEFGNRLLGAVLGLVAVLAFLAVVRLRRERPDLFRLALFAGLGIPAQAVIGGISVLTLLDPTVVGLHFVISAVLVALCTAFVYRVYTGNGRRAAVVPRWYAILTHVTSAVVAITIVVGILTTGSGPHAGDENAPRNGLDSEFLQHVHSWPAYLTVALTIALVIGAWGLGRSLRTWTLALLGVEAVQVAVGLVQANTGLPAGLVGIHMVLACVLAAAMTAVVLHLKEPVALPVDAAPPVPHQAAAR from the coding sequence GTGAAATGGATTTCGGAATGGCTGCCCACGAGCGTTGACCGAAGGGTCCGCCTGATCGCGTGGGTGTACCTCGCCGCGCAGATCCTCCTCGTCGGCACGGGCGGCCTCGTCCGCCTGACGGGCTCAGGGCTCGGTTGCCCGACCTGGCCGAAATGCACGGACGGTTCGCTCGTCAACACGCCGGAGATGGGCATCCACGGGGTCATCGAGTTCGGCAACCGCCTGCTCGGTGCCGTGCTCGGCCTCGTCGCGGTCCTCGCGTTCCTCGCCGTCGTGCGGCTGCGGCGCGAACGCCCCGACCTGTTCCGCCTCGCCCTGTTCGCCGGGCTCGGCATCCCCGCCCAGGCGGTCATCGGTGGCATCAGCGTGCTCACGCTGCTCGACCCCACCGTCGTCGGACTGCACTTCGTCATCTCCGCAGTGCTCGTGGCGCTCTGCACGGCCTTCGTCTACCGGGTCTACACCGGCAACGGCCGGCGGGCCGCCGTCGTGCCCCGCTGGTACGCGATCCTCACGCATGTGACGAGCGCGGTGGTCGCCATCACGATCGTCGTCGGCATCCTGACGACCGGTTCCGGACCGCACGCCGGTGACGAGAATGCCCCGCGAAACGGGCTCGACTCCGAGTTCCTGCAGCACGTGCACAGCTGGCCCGCCTACCTGACCGTCGCGCTCACCATCGCCCTCGTCATCGGCGCCTGGGGCCTCGGCCGGTCGCTCCGCACCTGGACCCTGGCCCTGCTCGGTGTCGAGGCCGTCCAGGTCGCCGTGGGACTCGTCCAGGCGAACACCGGACTACCGGCCGGCCTCGTCGGAATCCACATGGTCCTCGCCTGCGTACTCGCGGCCGCGATGACCGCCGTCGTGCTGCACCTCAAGGAACCGGTGGCGCTGCCCGTCGACGCCGCTCCCCCGGTTCCGCACCAGGCAGCCGCCCGCTGA
- the sufB gene encoding Fe-S cluster assembly protein SufB yields the protein MSDVLLDRPELAGLGTYEFGWSDSDAAGASARRGVSPEVVTDISKLKNEPDWMLQRRLKALELFERKPMPTWGADLSGIDFDNIKYFVRSTEKQAQTWEDLPDDIKKTYEKLGIPEAERQRLVSGVAAQYESEVVYHQINEELEAQGVIFLDTDTALKEYPEVFKEYFGTVIPSGDNKFAALNTSVWSGGSFVYVPPGVHVEIPLQAYFRINTENMGQFERTLIIADEGSYVHYIEGCTAPIYSSDSLHSAVVEIIVKKNARVRYTTIQNWSNNVYNLVTKRATAAEGATMEWIDGNIGSKVTMKYPSIYLMGEHAKGETLSVAFAGPGQHQDAGAKMIHMAPYTQSSIVSKSIARGGGRSGYRGEVRVDAGAHHSANTVRCDALLVDTQSRSDTYPSIDIRVDDVQLGHEATVSRVSEEQLFYLMSRGMPEDEAMAMIVRGFIEPIARELPMEYALELNKLIEMGMEGSVG from the coding sequence ATGTCTGACGTCCTGCTCGACCGGCCCGAACTCGCGGGCCTGGGAACTTACGAATTCGGCTGGTCCGATTCCGACGCGGCCGGCGCATCCGCCCGCCGTGGCGTCTCGCCAGAGGTCGTGACCGACATCTCGAAGCTCAAGAACGAGCCGGACTGGATGCTGCAGCGCCGGCTCAAGGCCCTCGAACTGTTCGAGCGCAAGCCGATGCCCACGTGGGGCGCCGACCTGTCCGGAATCGACTTCGACAACATCAAGTACTTCGTGCGTTCCACGGAGAAGCAGGCCCAGACCTGGGAAGACCTGCCTGACGACATCAAGAAGACTTACGAGAAGCTCGGCATCCCCGAGGCGGAGCGCCAGCGCCTGGTCTCGGGCGTCGCTGCCCAGTACGAGTCCGAGGTCGTCTACCACCAGATCAACGAGGAGCTCGAAGCCCAGGGCGTCATCTTTCTCGACACCGACACCGCGCTCAAGGAATACCCCGAGGTCTTCAAGGAGTACTTCGGCACCGTGATCCCCTCCGGTGACAACAAGTTCGCCGCACTCAACACCTCGGTCTGGTCTGGCGGCTCGTTCGTCTACGTTCCGCCCGGCGTGCACGTCGAGATTCCCCTCCAGGCCTACTTCCGGATCAACACGGAGAACATGGGCCAGTTCGAGCGCACGCTCATCATCGCCGACGAGGGCAGCTACGTGCACTACATCGAGGGGTGCACCGCCCCGATCTACTCGTCGGACTCGCTGCACTCCGCGGTCGTCGAGATCATCGTGAAGAAGAACGCCCGCGTCCGGTACACGACGATCCAGAACTGGTCGAACAACGTCTACAACCTCGTCACGAAGCGGGCAACAGCCGCAGAGGGCGCGACCATGGAATGGATCGACGGCAACATCGGCTCCAAGGTCACCATGAAATACCCGTCGATCTACCTGATGGGCGAGCACGCCAAGGGCGAAACCCTGTCCGTGGCCTTCGCCGGCCCCGGCCAGCATCAGGACGCCGGCGCCAAGATGATCCACATGGCCCCGTACACGCAGTCCTCGATCGTGTCCAAGTCCATCGCCCGCGGCGGCGGCCGCTCGGGGTACCGCGGTGAAGTGCGGGTGGATGCCGGTGCGCACCACTCCGCGAACACCGTGCGCTGCGACGCGCTGCTCGTCGACACCCAGTCCCGCTCCGACACCTACCCGTCCATCGACATCCGCGTCGACGACGTGCAGCTCGGCCATGAGGCCACCGTCTCCCGCGTCAGCGAGGAGCAGTTGTTCTACCTGATGAGCCGCGGCATGCCCGAGGACGAGGCTATGGCCATGATCGTCAGAGGATTCATCGAACCGATCGCACGGGAGCTCCCGATGGAGTACGCCCTCGAACTCAACAAGCTCATCGAAATGGGCATGGAAGGATCCGTCGGCTAA